A single region of the Marinobacter nanhaiticus D15-8W genome encodes:
- the motB gene encoding flagellar motor protein MotB, with protein MEEQPIIVKRVKKVSGGHHGGAWKVAFADFATAMMAFFMVLWLTTTASDEEKQAIEGYFKDPVGYMEAASRNPIDLGGSASVVDASSADIADTEIRLEDQKIEELSETLEQRQMEELFQDLKEQIEQSETLQEFKDQLLIDITDEGLRIQIVDRSQRPMFDSGSARLKYYSQDILFELAKPLSAVTNKLSITGHTDATPFVGRPGYTNWELSADRANTARRALVAGGVRGEQIGRVVGLSDSVLFDKDAPTAPVNRRIAIIVLNKKAVEDIQSDSGADAQPVIDLTQPTEAESGEALKQLESGEWFNPPPEPDPGEVNW; from the coding sequence GTGGAAGAGCAACCGATCATCGTCAAGCGCGTCAAGAAGGTTTCCGGGGGACACCACGGTGGCGCCTGGAAAGTTGCGTTTGCCGATTTCGCGACGGCCATGATGGCGTTCTTTATGGTGCTCTGGCTGACGACGACTGCCTCGGATGAAGAGAAGCAGGCTATTGAAGGCTATTTCAAGGACCCGGTGGGTTACATGGAGGCTGCCAGTCGCAATCCCATTGATCTGGGGGGCAGCGCGTCGGTTGTCGATGCCTCAAGCGCCGACATCGCGGATACCGAAATCCGTCTCGAGGACCAGAAAATAGAGGAGCTGTCGGAAACCCTCGAACAGCGCCAGATGGAAGAGCTGTTCCAGGACCTGAAGGAGCAGATCGAACAAAGCGAGACTTTGCAGGAATTCAAGGACCAGTTGCTGATCGACATCACCGATGAAGGGCTGCGGATCCAGATTGTCGACCGTTCCCAGCGGCCCATGTTCGATAGCGGTAGTGCTCGCCTGAAATATTATTCCCAGGACATCCTGTTCGAGCTGGCCAAGCCGCTCAGCGCCGTTACCAATAAACTCAGTATTACCGGGCACACCGATGCCACGCCTTTCGTCGGCCGCCCCGGCTACACCAACTGGGAGCTATCGGCGGATCGGGCCAATACGGCCCGCCGGGCGCTGGTGGCTGGCGGTGTAAGGGGCGAGCAGATCGGTCGGGTGGTTGGCCTGAGCGATTCGGTCCTGTTTGATAAGGATGCTCCAACAGCCCCTGTCAACCGTCGTATTGCCATTATCGTATTGAACAAGAAGGCGGTGGAAGATATTCAGTCTGATTCCGGCGCCGATGCACAGCCCGTCATTGACCTGACCCAGCCAACCGAGGCCGAGTCCGGCGAGGCGCTCAAGCAGCTGGAATCCGGCGAATGGTTCAACCCGCCGCCGGAGCCCGATCCGGGCGAGGTGAACTGGTAG
- the orn gene encoding oligoribonuclease, which produces MASTDRLVWIDLEMTGLDPDKERIIEIATIVTDSELNTIAEGPVLAIHQPDSLLDAMDEWCTRTHGESGLTQRVKESSFSEADAERQTIEFLEQHLESGQSPLCGNSIGQDRRFLVRYMPALEAFFHYRNLDVSTVKELARRWRPDVLKGVEKKGSHLALDDIRDSIDELRHYREHFFRLED; this is translated from the coding sequence ATGGCTTCTACCGACCGTCTGGTCTGGATCGATCTGGAGATGACCGGGCTCGACCCGGACAAGGAACGTATTATCGAGATCGCCACTATCGTCACCGATTCGGAGCTCAACACCATTGCTGAAGGTCCGGTGTTGGCGATCCACCAGCCGGACAGTCTGCTGGATGCCATGGATGAATGGTGTACGCGGACGCACGGCGAGAGTGGCCTGACTCAGCGGGTCAAGGAAAGCTCCTTTAGCGAGGCTGATGCAGAGCGCCAGACCATCGAATTCCTTGAGCAACACCTGGAGAGTGGCCAGTCCCCGTTATGCGGTAACAGCATTGGTCAGGACCGCCGCTTCCTCGTGCGTTACATGCCGGCCCTGGAGGCTTTCTTCCACTACCGCAATCTCGATGTCAGTACGGTGAAGGAACTTGCACGACGCTGGCGACCCGATGTCTTGAAAGGCGTCGAAAAGAAGGGCTCGCACCTGGCACTGGATGACATCCGCGACTCGATCGACGAGCTGCGGCACTATCGGGAGCATTTCTTCAGGCTGGAAGACTGA
- the asd gene encoding archaetidylserine decarboxylase (Phosphatidylserine decarboxylase is synthesized as a single chain precursor. Generation of the pyruvoyl active site from a Ser is coupled to cleavage of a Gly-Ser bond between the larger (beta) and smaller (alpha chains). It is an integral membrane protein.), which produces MRDKLFVMSQYLLPQQGLSQWLGRLADDDRHPQLKNRVAHWFIKRYGVDMSEAVDTDPAAYATFNDFFTRPLKPGMRPIDDDPNHVTSPVDGAISQLGQIDEGRIFQAKGQDYSLLELVGGDEQKAKPYVDGEFCTIYLAPKDYHRIHMPLAGTLKDMTYVPGRLFSVNPVTAANVPRLFARNERVVVNFDTEWGPMCMILVGAMIVGSVETTWAGVVAPGRDIATVDYSQDAPISFDKGEEMGRFRLGSTVILLFPKGRMDWSKELSAETVLRLGRPIGTRARG; this is translated from the coding sequence ATGCGAGACAAGCTTTTCGTGATGAGCCAATATCTGCTGCCGCAACAAGGGCTGTCGCAGTGGCTGGGCCGTCTGGCCGACGATGACCGGCACCCGCAGTTGAAAAACCGTGTTGCCCACTGGTTCATCAAGCGCTATGGCGTGGACATGAGTGAGGCTGTCGATACCGATCCTGCAGCTTACGCCACGTTCAACGACTTCTTCACTCGCCCACTGAAGCCCGGCATGCGTCCCATAGATGACGACCCGAACCATGTCACCAGCCCGGTAGACGGCGCGATCAGTCAATTGGGACAGATCGACGAAGGCCGTATCTTTCAGGCCAAAGGACAGGATTACAGCCTGCTCGAATTGGTGGGTGGTGACGAACAAAAGGCCAAGCCCTATGTGGACGGGGAGTTCTGCACAATCTATCTGGCCCCCAAGGACTACCACCGTATCCACATGCCATTGGCCGGCACGCTCAAGGACATGACTTACGTGCCGGGGCGACTGTTTTCGGTGAATCCGGTAACGGCAGCCAATGTGCCCCGCCTGTTCGCCCGTAATGAACGGGTCGTGGTCAACTTCGACACCGAATGGGGACCGATGTGCATGATCCTGGTTGGCGCCATGATCGTTGGCAGCGTCGAGACCACCTGGGCAGGCGTGGTCGCGCCCGGCCGCGATATCGCAACCGTCGACTACAGCCAGGACGCGCCCATTAGTTTCGATAAAGGCGAGGAGATGGGCCGCTTTCGATTAGGGTCCACTGTCATCCTGCTGTTCCCCAAAGGCCGGATGGATTGGTCCAAAGAGCTGAGCGCGGAAACCGTCCTGCGCCTTGGACGACCTATCGGCACCCGAGCCAGGGGCTGA
- the queG gene encoding tRNA epoxyqueuosine(34) reductase QueG: MLTDSLGANLDKLARQIPVWAEELGFQATGITEAETGRHGARLQEWLDSGMNGEMNYMADHGSKRYRPDELLPGTRRVISVRMDYMPSPDSPARTLNDPEKAYISRYTLGRDYHKLVRKRLAQLAKRIDDALEGHNHRAFVDSAPVLERALAQRAGLGWFGKNTMLIHPKAGSFFFLGEIFTSAPLPVSEPFETEHCGSCSACLDVCPTDAFDGPHRLDARRCISYLTIELKGSIPEELRSKMGNRVFGCDDCQLVCPWNKFSRPTDKDDFQARHNLDNSELAELFLWTEAEFLKRTEGSAIRRTGYEGWLRNLAVGLGNAPSTIPVIEALKKRADHPSELVREHVQWALRRHGITN; the protein is encoded by the coding sequence ATGTTAACTGACTCGCTAGGCGCCAACCTGGACAAATTAGCGCGGCAAATTCCTGTTTGGGCTGAAGAACTCGGTTTCCAGGCTACCGGTATTACCGAGGCGGAAACCGGCCGCCATGGCGCGCGGCTACAGGAATGGCTGGACTCCGGGATGAATGGCGAGATGAACTATATGGCCGATCACGGCAGCAAACGCTACCGGCCTGACGAACTCCTTCCCGGTACCCGCCGGGTCATCTCCGTACGGATGGACTACATGCCCTCCCCCGACAGCCCGGCCCGGACACTCAATGATCCGGAAAAGGCCTACATCTCCCGCTACACCCTGGGACGCGACTATCACAAGCTGGTGCGCAAACGCCTGGCCCAGCTTGCGAAGCGCATCGACGATGCGCTGGAAGGCCACAATCACCGCGCCTTCGTCGACAGCGCGCCGGTGTTGGAGCGAGCACTGGCCCAGCGAGCAGGCCTGGGCTGGTTCGGCAAGAACACCATGCTGATCCACCCAAAGGCCGGCTCGTTCTTCTTCCTGGGCGAGATTTTTACCAGTGCGCCCTTACCGGTCAGTGAACCTTTTGAGACAGAGCACTGTGGCAGTTGCTCCGCCTGCCTCGACGTGTGCCCGACCGATGCGTTCGACGGCCCCCATCGCCTGGACGCGAGGCGCTGCATCAGTTACCTGACAATCGAACTGAAAGGGTCGATTCCGGAAGAACTGCGCAGCAAGATGGGAAACCGGGTGTTTGGTTGTGACGACTGCCAACTGGTTTGCCCCTGGAACAAGTTCAGCAGACCGACCGACAAGGATGACTTCCAGGCCCGCCACAACCTCGACAACAGCGAACTGGCAGAACTTTTCCTGTGGACCGAGGCAGAGTTCCTGAAACGCACCGAGGGCTCGGCGATCCGGCGTACAGGCTATGAAGGCTGGCTCAGGAACCTGGCAGTGGGGCTCGGCAATGCGCCATCGACTATTCCCGTAATCGAGGCTCTAAAGAAGCGGGCGGACCATCCATCGGAACTGGTCCGCGAGCATGTGCAATGGGCCCTACGGCGGCATGGTATCACGAATTAA
- a CDS encoding rhodanese-like domain-containing protein, which produces MIELPLVIEPETLEPLLTPESTAEESGLLLIDLCHPERYAGGHLPGAVYVHPHETLLGYPPAPGKLPTVEALQELTSRIGLTPDTHVVVYDDEGGGWAGRFIWLLDCIGHTHYSYLNGGWLAWQAEERPLTTEVPDPEPTRYPIEFQPEPTATLEEVMAGLGSTDQVIWDARSPGEYFGKRIAAAKAGHIPGARNVEWTQVMDPARELRLRPESELRALLEQYGLTPSKTIITHCQTHHRSGLTYLVAKALGYPRVRAYAGSWAEWGNHPDTPVEI; this is translated from the coding sequence ATGATCGAGCTGCCACTCGTTATCGAGCCGGAAACCCTCGAACCGTTACTGACGCCTGAGTCAACGGCAGAAGAATCGGGACTGCTGCTTATCGATCTCTGTCATCCGGAACGCTACGCCGGCGGACACTTGCCGGGTGCCGTATACGTGCACCCCCATGAGACGCTACTGGGTTACCCGCCAGCGCCAGGCAAATTGCCTACAGTCGAAGCGCTACAGGAGCTCACCAGCCGTATCGGTCTGACGCCGGATACGCACGTGGTGGTCTATGACGACGAGGGCGGCGGCTGGGCCGGACGTTTCATCTGGTTACTCGACTGCATCGGCCACACCCACTATAGCTACCTGAATGGTGGCTGGCTGGCCTGGCAGGCAGAGGAACGCCCGCTGACCACCGAAGTACCGGATCCCGAACCGACCCGCTACCCCATTGAGTTCCAACCGGAACCGACGGCGACGCTGGAAGAGGTCATGGCAGGCCTAGGCTCTACGGACCAGGTCATTTGGGACGCCCGCTCTCCCGGCGAATATTTCGGCAAACGGATCGCCGCAGCCAAGGCGGGTCATATCCCCGGCGCACGCAACGTGGAGTGGACGCAGGTCATGGATCCTGCACGCGAACTGCGGTTGCGCCCCGAATCAGAGCTTCGGGCGCTATTGGAGCAATACGGCCTCACGCCGTCGAAAACCATCATCACCCATTGCCAGACCCACCACCGGTCCGGCCTGACCTACCTGGTCGCCAAGGCTCTCGGCTATCCGCGCGTGCGCGCCTATGCCGGGTCCTGGGCTGAGTGGGGCAACCACCCCGACACACCCGTGGAGATTTGA
- the motA gene encoding flagellar motor stator protein MotA: protein MALILGSIIVIACVLGGYVLSKGQLMALWQPLELLIIFGAATGAFIISNPMHTIKETIGGVLRLLTGSPFNKAFYMDLLSLLYDVFDKSRKQGVMAIEEDIDNPKESQIFTRYPAIMKSDKLMSFVTDYMRIISTGNMAPHELEGLMDMELENRQHELLEPSHAVAKVADALPGLGIVAAVLGIVITMGLLGGPPEMIGIKVAAALVGTFLGIWAGYGFVGPTSTAMEHQAQYELRAYECVKAAILATVSGQAPQMAIEFGRKALPSDKRPGFQELNDHVRSK from the coding sequence ATGGCGTTAATACTCGGTTCGATTATTGTTATTGCCTGTGTGCTGGGCGGATATGTGCTGTCCAAAGGTCAACTGATGGCCTTGTGGCAACCGTTGGAGCTACTGATCATTTTCGGCGCCGCCACGGGTGCCTTCATTATCTCCAACCCGATGCACACCATCAAAGAGACCATCGGTGGCGTGCTTCGGCTGTTGACAGGATCTCCCTTCAATAAAGCCTTCTATATGGATTTGCTGAGCCTCCTCTACGATGTCTTCGACAAGTCCCGGAAGCAGGGCGTCATGGCGATCGAGGAGGATATCGATAATCCCAAGGAGAGCCAGATCTTCACCCGCTATCCGGCCATCATGAAGTCCGACAAGCTGATGTCGTTCGTGACGGATTACATGCGCATCATCAGCACCGGCAATATGGCACCCCATGAGCTGGAAGGTCTGATGGATATGGAACTGGAGAACCGGCAGCACGAACTTCTGGAGCCTTCCCACGCGGTGGCGAAGGTGGCTGACGCATTGCCGGGCCTGGGTATTGTTGCAGCCGTTCTGGGTATCGTTATCACCATGGGGCTGCTGGGCGGCCCGCCCGAAATGATTGGTATCAAGGTCGCCGCCGCGCTGGTGGGTACTTTCCTCGGTATCTGGGCCGGCTATGGTTTTGTCGGGCCTACTTCGACCGCCATGGAGCACCAGGCCCAGTATGAGTTGCGGGCTTACGAATGTGTCAAAGCGGCCATATTGGCTACGGTGTCTGGACAGGCTCCGCAAATGGCTATCGAGTTCGGCCGCAAGGCCCTGCCATCGGACAAGCGTCCTGGATTCCAGGAACTCAACGATCACGTTCGCTCCAAGTAA
- the tsaE gene encoding tRNA (adenosine(37)-N6)-threonylcarbamoyltransferase complex ATPase subunit type 1 TsaE gives MNNSELEVHLPDESSTEQLGALVVQAVRSIGDGCVLHLIGDLGAGKTTFSRGFIRSLGHAGAVKSPTYTLVEPYEELQPPVYHFDLYRLGDPEELEFMGIRDYLETGAVCLIEWPERGVGVLPQADCAISLTMAEPGRQARLDAATATGQQLLDTLRKNLKKGWITLSRDERIWNDGQ, from the coding sequence GTGAATAATTCAGAGTTGGAAGTTCATTTGCCGGACGAGTCTTCGACCGAGCAGCTGGGTGCGCTGGTCGTGCAGGCCGTGAGAAGTATCGGCGACGGTTGCGTGCTCCATCTGATCGGCGATTTGGGCGCCGGTAAAACGACGTTTAGCAGGGGATTCATTCGGAGCCTCGGCCATGCGGGGGCCGTCAAGAGTCCGACCTATACCCTCGTCGAACCTTACGAGGAACTGCAGCCGCCGGTTTACCACTTCGATCTCTATCGTTTGGGCGATCCGGAAGAGCTCGAGTTCATGGGTATTCGGGACTACCTCGAGACGGGGGCCGTATGTTTGATCGAATGGCCCGAGCGTGGTGTCGGTGTGTTACCACAGGCCGATTGCGCCATCAGTCTGACTATGGCTGAGCCGGGGCGCCAGGCCCGTTTGGACGCAGCTACCGCCACGGGTCAGCAGTTGCTAGACACACTACGAAAAAATTTGAAAAAAGGCTGGATTACCCTGTCACGGGACGAAAGGATCTGGAACGATGGGCAGTAA
- the rsgA gene encoding small ribosomal subunit biogenesis GTPase RsgA — protein MAKRRLNRQQKWRIEKIQDERTARASRRERDINRQLQAGELGDEQSGLVIAHFGKQIDVEALEGDHRGEIIRCHVRANLGSLVTGDRVVWRPGAEDLGVIVAVQERDNLLQRPDKFGQLKPVAANIDRIILVIAPEPEPHDNLIDRYLVAAENCNITPLLLLNKTDLIGDHNRAQLEALLQRYEALDYTVEQTSMHTAPEDDHTIESLLKNRTSVFVGQSGVGKSSIISRLLQDSSIKVGEVSQSTGKGIHTTTTARLFHLGLGGDLIDSPGIREFGLWHMDIEHLEYGFREIRPLIGHCRFRNCRHQAEPGCALREAEEKSEISPARMQSFRRIYAEIEASDWQNPAR, from the coding sequence ATGGCAAAACGTCGGCTGAACAGGCAGCAGAAATGGCGCATCGAAAAAATCCAGGATGAGCGCACGGCCCGGGCGTCACGCCGGGAACGGGACATCAACCGGCAGCTCCAGGCTGGAGAGCTCGGTGACGAGCAATCGGGCCTGGTCATCGCCCACTTTGGCAAGCAAATCGATGTCGAAGCGCTGGAGGGCGATCACCGAGGGGAAATCATCCGCTGCCATGTACGAGCCAATCTGGGCTCGTTGGTGACCGGAGACCGGGTCGTCTGGCGCCCGGGCGCGGAGGATCTGGGTGTTATCGTAGCCGTTCAGGAGAGGGATAACCTGCTACAGCGTCCCGACAAATTCGGCCAGCTGAAACCCGTCGCCGCCAACATCGACAGGATCATCCTGGTCATCGCCCCGGAGCCAGAGCCCCACGACAACCTGATCGATCGCTACCTGGTGGCTGCCGAGAATTGCAACATTACGCCACTGCTGCTGCTCAACAAAACCGACTTGATCGGCGACCACAACCGTGCCCAGCTCGAGGCGCTACTGCAACGCTACGAAGCGCTGGACTACACGGTAGAACAGACCTCGATGCATACTGCGCCGGAAGACGACCACACTATAGAATCCCTGCTCAAAAATCGCACCAGCGTCTTCGTCGGCCAATCCGGGGTCGGTAAGTCGTCGATCATCAGCCGGCTGCTGCAGGACAGCAGCATCAAGGTGGGCGAGGTGTCGCAGAGTACGGGCAAGGGCATCCACACCACGACCACGGCGCGGCTGTTTCATCTCGGTCTCGGCGGCGACCTGATCGACTCACCGGGTATCCGGGAATTCGGACTCTGGCATATGGATATCGAGCACCTGGAGTATGGCTTCCGCGAGATACGGCCGCTGATCGGCCACTGCCGCTTCCGCAACTGCCGGCACCAGGCTGAGCCCGGCTGCGCACTGCGGGAAGCCGAGGAGAAAAGTGAGATCAGCCCGGCGCGCATGCAAAGCTTCCGCCGAATCTATGCGGAGATCGAGGCGTCGGACTGGCAGAATCCCGCTCGGTAG
- a CDS encoding bifunctional ADP-dependent NAD(P)H-hydrate dehydratase/NAD(P)H-hydrate epimerase, with the protein MSAAESSSLPESLYAADGVQALDRCAIEEFGVPGFELMQRAARSGFRQLMRHWPDAKSVLVLCGAGNNGGDGYLVASAACRQALQVRCLAIADPGKLKGDALKAHDAARDTGLHVEAFEALGEGELENALSEADVVVDAMLGTGITGALRSPFDQVVARLNASGCPVLSIDVPSGLNASTGWIESDAVKAGATVTFIGLKAGLMTGKGPDVAGDVLFDDLGVPEDIYQRVDPVAGRVDWNRVAPNLPLRRRGAHKGDCGHLLVVAGERGFGGAALLAAEAAARTGAGLVTLATRPEHVSPALVRCPSLLVHGLTHGNELDALLEAADGVVFGPGAGQGAWGQQMLQRIMAFDGPVLMDADGLNMLSSRAPGVHSNWILTPHPGEAARLLGVENKVVNSDRLEAVRQLQQRYGGVILLKGAGTLVYADDMIAPVVVQGGNPGMAAGGMGDVLSGIIGALAVQGLVPSQAAVIGASLHAEAADRAALDKGFMGLLPMDVTDRVPQVLGEAEGVLIPLGFR; encoded by the coding sequence ATGAGTGCTGCTGAAAGTTCCAGTTTACCAGAGAGCCTGTACGCTGCGGATGGGGTACAGGCTCTTGATCGATGTGCGATTGAGGAATTCGGGGTACCCGGGTTCGAATTGATGCAACGGGCGGCCCGATCAGGCTTCAGGCAATTGATGAGGCACTGGCCTGACGCCAAGTCCGTGCTGGTACTGTGTGGCGCCGGTAATAATGGCGGCGATGGATACCTGGTGGCCTCTGCGGCATGCCGGCAGGCCCTGCAGGTCCGCTGTCTGGCTATTGCCGATCCAGGTAAACTCAAGGGTGATGCGCTTAAGGCCCATGATGCTGCGCGTGATACGGGTCTGCATGTCGAGGCGTTCGAGGCACTGGGCGAGGGTGAGCTTGAGAATGCCCTGAGCGAGGCTGACGTCGTTGTCGATGCGATGCTGGGAACGGGCATCACTGGTGCCTTGCGATCACCTTTTGATCAGGTGGTCGCCAGGCTGAATGCCAGTGGCTGTCCTGTCCTGTCGATTGACGTGCCTTCGGGTTTGAACGCATCCACCGGCTGGATCGAAAGTGATGCCGTCAAGGCGGGTGCAACAGTAACGTTTATAGGATTGAAAGCCGGTTTGATGACCGGCAAGGGTCCGGATGTTGCCGGTGACGTTCTGTTCGATGACCTGGGGGTGCCCGAAGACATCTATCAGCGGGTCGATCCGGTCGCCGGTCGTGTGGATTGGAATCGCGTGGCGCCTAATTTGCCGCTACGACGGCGTGGGGCGCACAAGGGCGATTGCGGGCATCTGCTGGTGGTGGCCGGTGAGAGGGGGTTTGGCGGTGCAGCCTTGCTGGCTGCCGAAGCGGCCGCCCGAACCGGCGCGGGTCTGGTGACACTGGCCACCCGTCCGGAGCATGTGAGTCCGGCGTTGGTCCGCTGCCCGAGCCTGCTGGTGCACGGTCTGACCCATGGCAATGAGCTGGATGCGCTGCTTGAGGCCGCCGACGGGGTGGTTTTCGGTCCCGGAGCCGGCCAGGGTGCATGGGGCCAGCAGATGTTACAGCGAATCATGGCGTTTGACGGCCCGGTCTTGATGGACGCCGATGGTCTGAATATGCTTTCGTCTCGAGCGCCGGGCGTGCACAGCAATTGGATTTTGACGCCGCATCCGGGGGAGGCTGCCCGCCTACTGGGTGTCGAAAACAAGGTGGTTAATAGCGACCGCCTCGAGGCGGTGCGGCAGCTGCAGCAACGCTACGGTGGCGTCATATTGCTCAAAGGCGCGGGCACTCTGGTCTATGCGGACGATATGATCGCGCCTGTAGTGGTGCAGGGTGGCAACCCGGGCATGGCCGCCGGCGGCATGGGTGACGTGCTCTCCGGGATAATCGGCGCGCTGGCGGTCCAGGGCTTGGTGCCCTCGCAAGCCGCAGTGATCGGCGCCAGCCTCCATGCGGAGGCTGCGGACCGTGCAGCACTGGACAAAGGGTTCATGGGGCTGTTGCCCATGGACGTTACCGACCGTGTGCCGCAGGTGTTGGGTGAGGCTGAGGGCGTGCTAATCCCCCTCGGCTTCCGCTAG